GCCCGGTGTGTACGCCACCCAGCTGAGCCTGGACCGCGAGGGCATGCGCCGGCTGGCCGCCGACGAGCTGGGTCTGCCGACCGCGCCGTTCTGGTTCGCCGGCTCGGTCGCGGAGCTGACCGCCGTCGCCGACCATGCCGGCTTCCCTCTGGTGGTCAAGCCGGTGATCGGGGTCCCGGGGCAGGGCCAGTCGGTGCTGCTGCGCCCCGACGACGTCGAGCCCGCCTGGCAGCGTGCCGTCGCGGCCGGTGGCCGGGTGCCACACAACCGGGTGCTGGCCGAGACCGTCGTCGAGATCGACTACGCCGTCACCTTGCTGACCGTGCGGACCGACGGGCCGGCCGGCCCGGCGCTGCACTTCTGCGAGCCGATCGGACATCGGCAGGTCGACGGTGGTGTCCTGGAGTGCTGGCAGCCCCAGCAGATGACGCTGGCGGCGCTCGGGGCTGCGAAGTCGGTGGCCGCACGGATCGTGCGGGCGCTCGGCGGCCGCGGCGTCTTCGGGGTCGAGCTGCTGGTACGCGGCGACGAAGTGTATTTCTCCGACGTCAGCGTCCGTCCCTACGACAGCGGGCTGGTCACGCTGCGCACCCAGCGGTTGTCGGAGTTCGAGCTGCATGCCCGCGCCGTTCTGGGGCTGCCGGTGGACACCATCATGATCTCGCCGGGCGCCGCGGAGGTCACCTACGGCGGTGCCGAGGAGAGCGCCGGCCGCGCCGACATCAACCCGGCGGTGCTGGCCGAGGCCATGGCCGTGCCGGAGAGCGATGTGCGCCTGCTGGGCCGGCACGAAGGCGCCGCCCGGTTGCGGCTGGGGGTCGCGCTGGCGACCGCATCCGATGTCACCGCCGCCCGCGATAGGGTTCGCCAGGTGTCGACCGCCTTGCACCGGCTGTGGCAGCCGTGACCGAACGTGAGGACGACGGCGCCAGTCCGCTGCCCATTCTGATCGCCCTGGGTATTGCGGTGTTGGTGCTCGCCGCGGTGGGGATCGCATGGCTGGTCGACGACACCAAGCCGATGAGTGAGGACGTGCTCGTCGGCCGCGCCGCGGTCGGACAGAACGACGCGCTGCAGCGCGACAACTACCCGGATTTTCGCAAGTACACCTGCGCCGCGCAGCGGGGTGTCGAGGCGGATGTTCTTGGCAGCCAACAGAAGTCGAAGGCCGCACGCGGTGCTCGATACGTCGACGATGTCACCGACGTGAAGATCGACGGCGACAAGGCCACCGCCACCGTCGTCTACCACTTCGAGAAGGCGGCGGACGCCAAGCTCAAGACCCCGATGACCTTCGTCCGGGAGAACGGGGAGTGGACCGTCTGCTCGCCCGGTCCGGTCTGAGAGTCATCCAGAATCGTGTGGAAGGATCGGCCGGGTGAGTTACGCAGGAGATATCACCCCTGAGGAGAGCTGGAAGCTGCTCAGTGAGAACCCCGACGCGGTGCTGGTGGACTGCCGCACCGACGCCGAATGGCGATGGGTCGGTGTGCCCGATCTGTCCAGCCTGGGCCGCAATGTGGTGTTCGTGGAGTGGAACCGCAGCAACGGTCAGCACAATGAGCAATTCGTCGCCGAGCTGAACGCCGCCGGCGTGACGGCCGGCGATCGCCCGGTGGTGTTCATCTGTCGCTCTGGGAATCGCTCGATCCCCGCAGCGGAGACGGCGACCGCAGCGGGAATCGCGCCCTCCTACAACATGCTTGACGGGTTCGAGGGCCAGCTCGATTCCGACGGTCATCGCGGAAGTAACGGCTGGCGCGCCCTGGGTCTGCCCTGGAAGCAGTCATGACCGACTCGACTGATCCGGTGCCGTCGGTCCGTATCCCCGCACCGCTGCCCGACGGCGTGAGCCAGGCGACCATCGGGGTTCGGGGCGGGCTGTTGCGTTCGGAGTTCGAGGAGACCGCCGAAGGGCTGTATCTCACCTCGGGCTACGTGTACTCCTCGGCCGCCGAGGCCGAGAAGGCGTTCACCGGCGAGATCGACCGGTACGTCTACTCCCGCTACGGCAACCCGACGATCTCGATGTTCGAGGAACGCCTGCGGCTGATCGAAGGTGCACCTGCCGCTTTCGCCACCGCATCGGGGATGGCCGCGGTGTTCACCTCGCTGGGCGCGCTACTGGGTGCCGGCGACCGGTTGGTGGCGGCGCGCAGCCTGTTCGGCTCCTGTTTCGTGGTGTGTAACGAGATTCTGCCGCGCTGGGGTGTGGAGACCGTCTTCGTCGACGGCGACGACCTCTCGCAGTGGGAAGAGGCGCTGTCGGTGCCGACGCAGGCCGTGTTCTTCGAGACCCCGTCCAATCCGATGCAGTCGCTGGTCGACATCGCCGCGGTCTCCGAGATGGCACACGCTGCCGGGGCAAAAGTTGTGCTGGACAACGTTTTTGCCACCCCGCTGCTGCAGCAGGGCATCCCGCTCGGTGTGGACGTGGTGGTGTATTCGGGCACCAAGCACATCGACGGTCAGGGCCGGGTGCTCGGCGGTGCGATCCTCGGCGACAAGGAGTACATCGACGGTCCGGTGCAGAAACTGATGCGCCACACCGGCCCCGCGCTGTCCGCGTTCAACGCCTGGGTGCTGTTGAAGGGCCTGGAGACGATGGCGGTGCGGGTGGACTATTCGAATCGCTCCGCGCAGCGCGTCGCCGAGTTCCTGGAAGCCCAGCCGGGCGTCAACTGGGTGAAATACCCGTTCCTGGAATCGCATCCGCAGTTCGACCTGGCGAAGCGGCAGATGCGCGGCGGCGGCACGGTGGTGACATTCGAACTGGATGGCGGCAAGGCTCGGGCTTTCGAGGTGCTCGACAAGCTTCAGGTCATCGACATCTCGAACAACCTCGGCGACGCCAAGACGCTGATCACGCATCCGGCGACCACCACGCACCGCGCGATGGGGCCGGAGGGCCGCGCCTC
This is a stretch of genomic DNA from Mycobacterium sp. ELW1. It encodes these proteins:
- the purT gene encoding formate-dependent phosphoribosylglycinamide formyltransferase; this translates as MRVMLVGSGELSRELVLAFQRLGAEVVAVDRYADAPAHDVADEALVVKITDPDELTAAIARVEPEYVVVDTNAVAIDALRAAADSGATQVVPGVYATQLSLDREGMRRLAADELGLPTAPFWFAGSVAELTAVADHAGFPLVVKPVIGVPGQGQSVLLRPDDVEPAWQRAVAAGGRVPHNRVLAETVVEIDYAVTLLTVRTDGPAGPALHFCEPIGHRQVDGGVLECWQPQQMTLAALGAAKSVAARIVRALGGRGVFGVELLVRGDEVYFSDVSVRPYDSGLVTLRTQRLSEFELHARAVLGLPVDTIMISPGAAEVTYGGAEESAGRADINPAVLAEAMAVPESDVRLLGRHEGAARLRLGVALATASDVTAARDRVRQVSTALHRLWQP
- a CDS encoding lumazine-binding protein, coding for MTEREDDGASPLPILIALGIAVLVLAAVGIAWLVDDTKPMSEDVLVGRAAVGQNDALQRDNYPDFRKYTCAAQRGVEADVLGSQQKSKAARGARYVDDVTDVKIDGDKATATVVYHFEKAADAKLKTPMTFVRENGEWTVCSPGPV
- a CDS encoding rhodanese-like domain-containing protein; this translates as MSYAGDITPEESWKLLSENPDAVLVDCRTDAEWRWVGVPDLSSLGRNVVFVEWNRSNGQHNEQFVAELNAAGVTAGDRPVVFICRSGNRSIPAAETATAAGIAPSYNMLDGFEGQLDSDGHRGSNGWRALGLPWKQS
- a CDS encoding O-succinylhomoserine sulfhydrylase encodes the protein MTDSTDPVPSVRIPAPLPDGVSQATIGVRGGLLRSEFEETAEGLYLTSGYVYSSAAEAEKAFTGEIDRYVYSRYGNPTISMFEERLRLIEGAPAAFATASGMAAVFTSLGALLGAGDRLVAARSLFGSCFVVCNEILPRWGVETVFVDGDDLSQWEEALSVPTQAVFFETPSNPMQSLVDIAAVSEMAHAAGAKVVLDNVFATPLLQQGIPLGVDVVVYSGTKHIDGQGRVLGGAILGDKEYIDGPVQKLMRHTGPALSAFNAWVLLKGLETMAVRVDYSNRSAQRVAEFLEAQPGVNWVKYPFLESHPQFDLAKRQMRGGGTVVTFELDGGKARAFEVLDKLQVIDISNNLGDAKTLITHPATTTHRAMGPEGRASIGLGDGVVRISVGLEGTEDLIADLDRALG